From one Lycium ferocissimum isolate CSIRO_LF1 chromosome 5, AGI_CSIRO_Lferr_CH_V1, whole genome shotgun sequence genomic stretch:
- the LOC132058014 gene encoding uncharacterized protein LOC132058014, with translation MDSYSYVALSSSTNSSSSTSIPFSTYPQKEVKKTKTLPSYHSSLHGVRRLPAKPMTKLPIAPMPPTPPKIYRVEPLNFKEAVQMLTAAPEFQSVSNNSLSSFDSGSGSGSFSGSGSFNSRRLQDVAPPPLDLSPVSLQRNNGNNNIVAQWRELLCPSSTSSNNQVESISAAYNYSTNEAQEISHVTPQIPSENYFGSCSPLANFPLSPASFAWCSSIVLSPSTLTSPSAVQII, from the coding sequence ATGGATTCTTATTCATATGTagctctttcttcttctaccaaTTCTTCTTCCTCTACTTCTATTCCATTTTCCACATATCCACAAAAAGAAGTAAAGAAAACCAAAACATTACCCTCATATCACTCTTCACTTCATGGAGTTCGAAGGCTCCCAGCAAAACCTATGACCAAACTACCGATTGCTCCAATGCCACCAACACCTCCTAAAATTTATAGAGTCGAACCTCTTAATTTCAAGGAAGCTGTCCAAATGCTCACCGCAGCTCCCGAGTTTCAATCTGTCTCCAATAATTCTCTCTCTAGTTTTGATTCTGGTTCTGGCTCTGGCTCTTTCTCTGGCTCTGGTTCTTTCAATTCGAGGCGTCTACAAGATGTTGCTCCTCCTCCACTTGATCTCTCACCGGTTTCATTACAAAGAAATAATGGAAACAATAATATTGTTGCACAATGGCGAGAATTGCTTTGTCCTTCTTCTACTTCATCAAACAACCAAGTTGAATCAATTAGCGCGGCCTACAATTACTCAACAAATGAAGCACAAGAAATATCACACGTAACGCCACAAATTCCATCAGAAAATTATTTTGGATCGTGCAGTCCGCTAGCTAATTTCCCTCTATCGCCTGCTTCTTTTGCATGGTGTTCGTCTATTGTTCTCAGCCCTAGCACGCTTACTTCACCAAGCGCGGTTCAAATCATTTGA